One stretch of Terriglobia bacterium DNA includes these proteins:
- a CDS encoding YfhO family protein, producing the protein MFWLRARLAKERFRCGICFLAAIELLTFSYGYLGFAAPNEVFPPAPVFDFLARQGNPAEFRIAKVGYPIPANSGMFYGVEMAEGYDLPIERTRLFTQGLTENRDDGVFFLADKIVETNDRRLDLMNLKYIVTSWPSPEFDRLVRRSDRFAVVYEEGAIAVFENKSVLPRAFVVPEQGVEVIPDPAAQLNRLKDVSFDPQKAVIVSRSPVEAAGGDEPFSGDVRLSESHNHETVLQTRGSGPSILVLSQTYYSGWQATIDGREASVEPVDFALSGVALPSGTHEVRFVYRPESFRLGALIR; encoded by the coding sequence ATGTTCTGGCTTCGCGCGCGGCTCGCGAAAGAACGTTTCCGTTGTGGAATCTGCTTCCTCGCGGCAATCGAACTACTCACATTCAGTTATGGCTACCTGGGGTTCGCCGCACCAAACGAAGTCTTTCCGCCGGCGCCAGTCTTTGATTTTCTTGCCAGACAGGGTAATCCCGCGGAGTTTCGCATCGCGAAGGTCGGCTATCCGATACCTGCGAACTCAGGAATGTTCTATGGGGTCGAAATGGCTGAGGGCTATGACCTGCCTATCGAGCGCACCCGGTTGTTCACGCAGGGGCTGACGGAGAATCGCGACGATGGCGTGTTTTTTCTGGCCGACAAGATTGTGGAGACGAACGATCGGCGGCTAGATCTGATGAATTTGAAATACATTGTGACCAGCTGGCCAAGTCCGGAGTTCGATCGACTCGTCAGGCGGTCCGATCGTTTTGCCGTTGTTTATGAGGAAGGCGCAATCGCGGTCTTCGAGAACAAATCCGTATTGCCGCGAGCTTTTGTCGTGCCGGAGCAAGGCGTCGAAGTCATCCCGGATCCGGCAGCCCAGCTTAACCGTTTGAAGGACGTTTCTTTTGATCCGCAGAAAGCGGTCATCGTTTCGCGGTCTCCTGTTGAAGCTGCCGGCGGCGACGAACCTTTCAGCGGTGATGTCCGCCTCTCCGAATCCCACAACCACGAGACGGTTCTGCAGACCCGCGGTTCCGGGCCTTCCATCCTGGTTTTGAGCCAGACGTACTATAGCGGCTGGCAGGCCACGATCGACGGCAGAGAAGCGTCCGTTGAGCCCGTCGACTTTGCCTTGTCAGGCGTGGCTTTGCCCTCCGGCACGCATGAGGTCCGGTTTGTCTATCGCCCGGAAAGCTTCAGACTGGGCGCCTTGATTCGCTGA